Proteins encoded within one genomic window of Erinaceus europaeus chromosome 13, mEriEur2.1, whole genome shotgun sequence:
- the MED8 gene encoding mediator of RNA polymerase II transcription subunit 8 isoform X1, translating to MRQTEGRVPVFSHEVVPDHLRTKPDPEVEEQEKQLTTDAARIGADAAQKQIQSLNKMCSNLLEKISKEERESESGGLWPNKQTFNPADTNALVAAIAFGKGLSNWRPSGSSGPGQPGQPGAGTILAGASALQQVQMAGAPGQQQPLLSGVQMAQAGQPGKMPSGIKTNIKSASMHPYQR from the exons ATG CGGCAAACGGAAGGACGAGTACCTGTTTTCAGCCATGAAGTAGTTCCTGATCATCTGAGAACCAAGCCTGACCCTGAGGTTGAAGAGCAAGAAAAACAGTTGACAACGGATGCTGCCCGCATTGGTGCTGATGCAGCTCAG AAGCAGATCCAGAGCTTGAATAAAATGTGCTCAAACCTTCTGGAGAAAATCAGCAAGGAGGAACGAGAATCAGAGAGTGGAG GTCTCTGGCCGAACAAGCAGACCTTTAACCCTGCAGACACCAATGCCTTGGTGGCAGCTATTGCCTTTGGGAAAGGGCTGTCTAACTGGAGACCTTCAGGTAGTAGTGGCCCAGGCCAGCCAGGCCAACCAGGAGCTGGGACAATTCTTGCAGGAGCCTCAGCATTACAGCAGGTGCAAATGGCAGGAGCTCCAGGCCAGCAGCAGCCACTGCTCAGTGGGGTGCAAATGGCCCAAGCAGGTCAACCAG GAAAAATGCCAAGTGGAATAAAAACCAACATCAAGTCTGCTTCAATGCATCCCTACCAGCGGTGA